Proteins from a single region of Luteolibacter sp. Y139:
- the rfbB gene encoding dTDP-glucose 4,6-dehydratase yields the protein MNILVTGGAGFIGSNLVHYLLRDAAEELRVPIDKVVTLDKLTYAGNRSSLEDLEADPRHIFAQGDICDGDFVGGLLREHNIDAVMHLAAESHVDRSIDGPEAFIMTNVVGTFRLIDAFRKYLTDTGRTKLPNYGKSIADGGESAFLHVSTDEVFGSLGAEDPMFCETTPYSPNSPYSASKAGSDHLARAYHHTYGMPVITTNCSNNYGPFQFPEKLLPLMIQKTLRGEALPVYGDGTNIRDWLYVEDHCRGLAMALVRGAIGETYVIGGKNEIRNIDVVRQLIATVHELAPESATKSADELITYVKDRPGHDQRYAIDPAKIENDLGWAPRENFESGLRKTVQWYLDNQEWIQGIEDGSYRGERLGTMA from the coding sequence ATGAACATTCTCGTCACCGGCGGCGCCGGCTTCATCGGATCGAACCTCGTTCACTACCTGCTGCGCGATGCAGCGGAAGAACTCCGCGTGCCGATCGACAAGGTCGTCACGCTCGACAAGCTCACCTACGCGGGCAACCGCTCCAGCTTGGAAGACCTCGAAGCGGACCCGCGCCACATCTTCGCCCAGGGCGATATCTGCGACGGTGATTTCGTCGGAGGCCTGCTCCGCGAGCACAATATCGACGCGGTGATGCATCTCGCTGCCGAGTCGCACGTGGACCGCTCGATCGATGGACCGGAAGCCTTTATCATGACCAATGTGGTCGGCACCTTCCGCCTGATCGATGCCTTCCGCAAATATCTCACCGATACCGGCCGCACCAAGCTTCCGAACTACGGCAAGTCGATCGCCGACGGCGGTGAGTCCGCCTTCCTCCACGTCTCGACCGATGAAGTCTTCGGCTCGCTCGGCGCGGAAGACCCGATGTTCTGCGAAACCACGCCGTATTCGCCGAACAGCCCCTACAGCGCCTCGAAGGCCGGCAGCGATCACCTCGCCCGCGCCTATCACCACACCTACGGGATGCCGGTGATCACCACGAACTGCTCTAACAACTACGGCCCCTTCCAGTTCCCGGAGAAGCTCCTTCCGCTCATGATCCAGAAGACCCTCCGCGGCGAAGCGCTGCCGGTCTATGGCGACGGCACCAATATCCGCGACTGGCTCTACGTGGAAGACCACTGCCGCGGCCTCGCCATGGCACTCGTCCGCGGCGCGATCGGTGAAACCTACGTGATCGGCGGCAAGAACGAGATCCGGAACATCGACGTGGTCCGCCAGCTCATCGCCACCGTCCACGAACTCGCTCCGGAAAGCGCGACCAAGTCGGCCGACGAACTCATCACCTACGTGAAGGATCGCCCGGGCCACGACCAGCGCTACGCCATCGACCCCGCGAAGATTGAAAACGATCTCGGCTGGGCACCACGCGAGAACTTCGAGTCCGGCCTCCGCAAGACCGTCCAGTGGTATCTGGACAATCAGGAATGGATCCAAGGCATCGAAGACGGTAGCTACCGCGGCGAGCGCCTCGGCACCATGGCTTGA
- the rfbD gene encoding dTDP-4-dehydrorhamnose reductase yields the protein MNLPPRIVIVGAAGRLGQALVRRLAPHATVIGLARPEIDLQDPQSIRDALEPLDFDHLILPAAMTAVDPCETEQEKAYAINATAPGLIAYICAAKQAHMTYVSTDFVFDGLTHGFYTEGDEARPVSVYGSSKLKGEELVLAADPGHLVVRVAWLYGPGKPAFPEWIVDKACAESHLSLPMDKTGCPTSATDVSDMLVHLLEESASGVFHLCNAGSCSWQEWGQACLDLAREAGAPLQCETIAGNWLADIPAFLAKRPPNSAMSNDKFTAFTGISPRPWKEALREHFATSGFLAKYQAAACG from the coding sequence ATGAATCTCCCCCCCCGGATTGTCATCGTCGGTGCCGCCGGTCGCCTCGGCCAGGCACTGGTCCGTCGGCTTGCGCCTCACGCAACGGTCATCGGCCTCGCCCGGCCCGAGATCGATCTGCAAGACCCGCAGTCGATTCGCGATGCTCTCGAGCCGCTTGATTTCGATCACCTCATCCTGCCCGCCGCGATGACCGCGGTAGACCCATGCGAAACGGAACAGGAGAAGGCCTATGCGATCAACGCCACTGCCCCGGGCCTGATCGCCTACATCTGCGCCGCGAAGCAGGCGCACATGACCTACGTCAGCACCGACTTCGTCTTCGATGGCCTGACCCACGGCTTCTACACCGAGGGCGATGAAGCCCGGCCAGTCAGCGTCTACGGTTCCTCGAAGCTGAAGGGCGAGGAACTCGTGCTCGCCGCCGATCCCGGCCATTTGGTCGTCCGCGTCGCGTGGCTCTATGGGCCCGGCAAGCCGGCTTTCCCCGAGTGGATCGTGGACAAGGCCTGCGCCGAATCGCACCTCTCCCTTCCCATGGACAAGACCGGCTGCCCGACCTCGGCCACCGACGTCTCGGACATGCTGGTGCACCTGTTGGAGGAATCCGCGTCTGGCGTCTTCCACCTCTGCAATGCCGGCTCCTGCTCTTGGCAGGAATGGGGGCAAGCCTGTCTCGACCTCGCCCGTGAGGCCGGGGCTCCACTCCAGTGCGAAACCATCGCCGGCAATTGGCTGGCGGACATTCCAGCCTTCCTCGCCAAGCGCCCGCCGAACAGCGCGATGAGCAACGACAAGTTCACTGCCTTCACCGGGATTTCCCCGCGGCCGTGGAAAGAGGCCCTCCGCGAGCACTTCGCGACCTCCGGTTTCCTCGCCAAATACCAGGCCGCTGCGTGCGGTTGA
- a CDS encoding polysaccharide biosynthesis/export family protein, with protein MKSTPQTQRPAAGWQRLFHGMTKALAATMALVLALSFTGCESSESYTPIPAEAYSPRPSGTLAAGDVLNISFPGAPELNTTQKIQADGKVSLPTIGSVTAKGKSISSLQSQLTGMYTEHLQNPAVLVAVETAASGVYVTGEVVKPGKVALDRPMTVLEAIGECGGFTKFANPKQVVVVRNQGGQTHRYALNVADTISGANNASFYLRPFDTVLVKQSRW; from the coding sequence ATGAAAAGCACCCCGCAAACCCAACGGCCTGCCGCCGGATGGCAGCGCCTGTTCCACGGCATGACGAAGGCTCTGGCCGCCACGATGGCGCTGGTGCTCGCCCTGTCCTTCACCGGCTGCGAAAGCTCGGAATCGTACACGCCCATCCCTGCCGAGGCCTACTCGCCGCGCCCCAGCGGCACGCTGGCTGCCGGAGACGTGCTCAATATCAGCTTCCCGGGTGCTCCCGAGCTGAATACCACCCAGAAGATCCAGGCCGACGGCAAGGTCAGCCTGCCGACCATCGGCTCCGTGACCGCCAAGGGTAAGAGCATCTCTTCCCTCCAGTCGCAGCTCACCGGCATGTATACGGAGCACCTGCAGAACCCGGCCGTTCTCGTGGCCGTCGAAACCGCAGCCTCCGGCGTCTACGTCACCGGCGAGGTGGTGAAGCCCGGCAAGGTGGCGCTCGACCGCCCGATGACCGTGCTCGAAGCGATCGGCGAATGCGGCGGCTTCACCAAGTTCGCCAACCCGAAGCAAGTCGTGGTCGTGCGCAACCAGGGTGGCCAGACCCATCGCTACGCCTTGAATGTGGCGGATACCATCAGCGGCGCGAACAACGCCTCCTTCTACCTGCGGCCCTTCGACACCGTGCTGGTGAAGCAAAGCCGCTGGTAA
- the rfbA gene encoding glucose-1-phosphate thymidylyltransferase RfbA, with amino-acid sequence MLSPDEKKSLIQSPEDLALRKGIILAGGTGSRLWPMTHSVSKQLIPVYDKPMIYYPLTVLMLAGVKEILLISTPHDLPAFRHLLGDGSQWGLEISYAEQPKPEGLAQAFLIGEEFLAGEPACLVLGDNLFYGHDLAKSLMAASRRKDGATVFGYHTQQPEQYGVVEFDKDGNVVSLEEKPKQPKSNYAVPGIYFYDSKVVEIAKALKPSPRGELEITDLNRVYLELGELRVELLGRGTTWLDTGTPDSLADATQFVQVIQQRQGLKIACPEEVAFLQGRIDRAKLTESVQKYSKTPYGEYLAQL; translated from the coding sequence ATGCTTTCACCTGACGAAAAGAAAAGCCTCATCCAGTCTCCTGAAGATCTCGCGCTGCGGAAAGGCATCATCCTCGCCGGCGGCACCGGCAGCCGCCTCTGGCCCATGACCCACTCGGTGAGCAAGCAGCTCATCCCGGTCTATGACAAGCCGATGATCTACTACCCGCTCACCGTGCTGATGCTGGCGGGCGTGAAGGAAATCCTGCTCATTTCCACGCCGCACGATTTGCCCGCCTTCAGGCATCTGTTAGGCGACGGCTCGCAGTGGGGCCTGGAGATCTCCTATGCCGAGCAACCGAAGCCGGAAGGCCTCGCACAGGCTTTCCTCATCGGCGAAGAATTCCTCGCCGGTGAACCTGCCTGCCTCGTGCTCGGGGACAATCTCTTCTACGGCCACGACCTCGCGAAATCGCTGATGGCGGCATCGCGCCGCAAGGATGGCGCTACCGTCTTCGGCTATCACACCCAGCAGCCGGAGCAATACGGCGTGGTCGAGTTCGACAAGGACGGCAACGTCGTCTCGCTCGAGGAAAAGCCAAAACAGCCCAAGTCCAACTACGCGGTCCCCGGCATCTACTTCTACGACTCGAAGGTCGTCGAGATCGCCAAGGCTCTCAAGCCATCGCCCCGCGGCGAACTGGAAATCACCGACCTCAATCGCGTCTACCTCGAGCTGGGTGAATTGCGCGTCGAGCTCCTCGGCCGCGGCACTACTTGGCTCGATACCGGCACACCGGACTCGCTTGCAGATGCGACCCAATTCGTCCAAGTGATCCAGCAGCGCCAGGGTCTCAAGATCGCCTGCCCGGAAGAAGTCGCCTTCCTGCAAGGCCGCATCGACCGCGCCAAGCTCACCGAATCGGTGCAGAAATACTCCAAGACCCCCTATGGCGAATACCTCGCCCAGCTCTAA
- a CDS encoding fibronectin type III domain-containing protein encodes MGLALVLLGSFPPLAHAATGTGSVSVAWDRNTETNVTGYKVYWGRTSRIYDQVLDAGTNPQAALPNLTSGLPYYCAVTAYNAEGQESAYSTEISVMYGTPTGGSDPSGRLVMLEAENGQLGAPMAIFTGTSESWVDSSYYSVLGWSQMSFAAPVAGNYQVWCRVKGPTEAKDSFFVSTDGGTEDVFHIYGTPTPTETRTSNWVWKRIHVTDAGPRTYAFDQASHTIKFRVREPGALLDRIVISSDPAFVPSDALPRSGDAVAVTGISSNLTVAPGSTATLAVTAAATGPVTYQWFKGSTAIANSNSPQLALTGVTTASSGSYSVRLTAGTATATSSAVVLSVSESAALPKFAVTRVSMNADRSVAFTMTGGIGSDIDVEASSDMVHWEPIGTRTNDSGVISIADPAAAAGATKRFYRLTGDFP; translated from the coding sequence ATGGGTTTGGCCTTGGTTCTTCTGGGTTCCTTTCCACCGCTGGCCCATGCGGCCACCGGAACCGGCAGCGTTTCGGTCGCTTGGGACCGGAATACCGAGACCAACGTGACGGGCTACAAGGTCTATTGGGGCCGGACCAGCCGGATCTATGACCAGGTGCTGGACGCCGGCACGAATCCACAGGCGGCGCTGCCCAACCTGACCTCCGGGCTGCCGTACTACTGTGCGGTGACCGCCTACAACGCCGAGGGGCAGGAAAGCGCCTACTCCACCGAGATCTCCGTGATGTATGGCACCCCGACTGGAGGCTCCGACCCCAGCGGCCGGCTGGTGATGCTGGAGGCGGAGAACGGCCAACTCGGAGCACCGATGGCGATCTTCACCGGGACGTCCGAATCGTGGGTGGATAGCTCTTACTACTCGGTGCTCGGCTGGAGCCAGATGAGCTTCGCCGCGCCAGTCGCCGGCAACTACCAGGTCTGGTGCCGGGTGAAGGGCCCCACGGAGGCCAAGGATTCCTTCTTCGTTTCCACCGATGGCGGGACGGAAGATGTCTTCCACATTTACGGCACCCCGACACCCACGGAAACCCGCACGAGCAACTGGGTGTGGAAGCGCATTCACGTGACTGATGCCGGGCCGAGGACCTACGCCTTCGACCAAGCGAGCCACACGATCAAGTTCCGGGTTCGTGAGCCGGGCGCCTTGCTGGATCGCATCGTCATTTCCTCCGATCCGGCCTTCGTTCCTTCGGATGCTCTTCCCCGCAGCGGCGACGCGGTGGCGGTGACCGGCATTTCCAGCAACCTGACCGTCGCGCCGGGTTCGACCGCGACGCTCGCGGTGACCGCGGCGGCGACCGGGCCGGTGACTTACCAATGGTTCAAGGGAAGCACGGCTATCGCGAACTCGAATAGCCCGCAGCTCGCGCTCACGGGCGTGACGACTGCCAGCAGTGGCAGCTACAGTGTGAGACTGACCGCGGGCACCGCGACGGCGACAAGCTCCGCGGTGGTCCTGTCGGTGAGCGAGTCGGCCGCGCTGCCGAAGTTCGCCGTGACCCGTGTCTCGATGAATGCGGACCGTTCCGTCGCCTTCACGATGACGGGCGGGATCGGCTCTGACATCGATGTGGAGGCCTCCAGTGACATGGTTCACTGGGAACCGATCGGCACGCGCACGAATGACAGCGGTGTCATTAGCATCGCCGACCCGGCCGCCGCCGCCGGAGCCACCAAGCGCTTCTACCGCTTGACCGGCGATTTCCCGTGA